A genomic window from Drosophila innubila isolate TH190305 chromosome 4, UK_Dinn_1.0, whole genome shotgun sequence includes:
- the LOC117780263 gene encoding homeobox protein 5 gives MDLSTAYRYNQNMMEYYTCHGGVNQLGGVFVNGRPLPDVVRQRIVELAHNGVRPCDISRQLRVSHGCVSKILSRYYETGSFKAGVIGGSKPKVATPPVVDAIANYKRENPTMFAWEIRDRLLAEGICSQDNVPSVSSINRIVRNKAAEKAKHVHHHQQHQMPQGLASGHNASESLDSSTGAASEQQIQIQPSTATGTSNSSNNNNNNNSSNPSASVISHTPSATVSGTGSGSGSGSSAARQEIGSTNNSVSATSQQAAEQRSSGSGSGSGSGSGYSINGILGLQHGHHLHNPNTNTNTNNNNNNSNSTNNNNNNISDPNCKRKRIEVHDENRDVNMHSEDDVKRQRLAYGGDQIYSNIWSGKWCIKDEHKLLSELGNLTTGTGNGAPTYYEAPNGFPSSSISCATVGSTVGNDSSMLYDSIATISQGQSTLYTPPIGPPIACGSVVPSSDYAYSPAYTQYGGAYGSYSYNTSSGLINSSYYYECGQNQAPLNQDLRSPLAATRANSLASAASPTGSACTKSETSDIFLV, from the exons ATGGATCTTTCAACGGCTTATCGTTACAATCAAAACATGATGGAATATTACACat GTCACGGTGGCGTCAATCAACTGGGAGGTGTCTTTGTGAATGGTCGTCCCCTACCCGATGTTGTACGACAGAGAATCGTGGAGTTAGCCCACAATGGTGTCCGTCCCTGCGACATATCACGCCAATTGAGGGTAAGCCATGGCTGCGTTTCTAAGATTTTGTCGAG ATATTACGAGACTGGTAGTTTTAAAGCCGGAGTCATCGGAGGCTCCAAGCCCAAGGTTGCCACCCCACCAGTAGTCGATGCAATTGCTAATTATAAACGAGAGAATCCCACAATGTTCGCTTGGGAAATTCGGGATCGATTACTGGCCGAAGGTATATGTTCGCAAGATAATGTTCCCAGCGTATCATCCATTAACCG GATCGTTCGGAACAAGGCCGCGGAGAAGGCCAAGCACGTCCACCATCATCAGCAGCACCAAATGCCACAAGGCCTGGCCAGTGGACACAATGCCAGTGAAAGTCTCGACAGCAGCACGGGAGCGGCAAGTGAGCAGCAAATTCAGATTCAGCCGAGCACCGCAACCGGCACCAGCAATtccagcaataataacaataacaacaacagcagcaacccaTCGGCATCAGTTATTAGCCATACGCCATCTGCAACGGTATCGGGAACAGGATCAGGATCTGGATCAGGATCGAGTGCTGCCAGGCAAGAAATTGGAAGCACCAACAACAGTGTCAGTGCTACAAGTCAACAGGCTGCTGAACAGCGTTCATCTGGTTCGGGTTCTGGTTCCGGTTCCGGTTCCGGCTATAGTATAAATGGCATATTGGGTCTACAGCACGGACATCATCTGCACAACCCTaacaccaacaccaatacaaacaacaacaacaacaacagcaatagcactaacaacaacaacaacaatatatcGGATCCAAACTGCAAACGCAAAAGAATCGAAGTACATG atGAGAATCGTGATGTTAATATGCATTCCGAAGACGATGTCAAGCGACAGCGATTGGCCTACGGCGGAGATCAGATATATTCTAAC ATTTGGTCTGGTAAATGGTGTATCAAGGATGAGCACAAGTTGCTCTCAGAACTGGGAAATTTGACAACCGGCACTGGAAACGGAGCTCCAACCTATTATGAGGCACCAAATGGATTTCCATCGAGCTCAATCTCATGTGCGACTGTGGGAAGTACTGTTGGGAATGATTCATCTATGTTGTATGATAGCATTGCAACGATATCACAGGGACAGAGCACATTATATACTCCGCCGATAGGACCCCCAATTG CTTGTGGCTCCGTAGTGCCAAGTTCTGATTACGCATATAGTCCTGCCTATACCCAGTATGGCGGTGCTTACGGATCGTACAGTTATAACACCAGTAGCGGTCTAATCA ACTCGTCGTACTATTATGAATGTGGTCAAAATCAAGCACCCCTCAACCAGGATTTACGATCACCCCTCGCCGCAACCAGGGCCAATTCTTTAGCCTCTGCAGCTTCGCCAACTGGAAGTGCGTGCACCAAGTCGGAAACATCAGATATATTTCTCGTTTAG